The Cardiocondyla obscurior isolate alpha-2009 linkage group LG22, Cobs3.1, whole genome shotgun sequence genome includes a region encoding these proteins:
- the Cbc gene encoding protein CLP1 homolog, which produces MADEKSVVQEFKLDPDCELRFEVESKNEKVTLELKNGLAEVFGTELVKGKKYEFTAGAKVAIYTWQGCTVELVGKTDVSYVAKETPMGLYLNCHAAMERMRETAEKDDTRGPITMVVGPCDVGKSTLCRILLNYAVRMGRRPIFVDLDVGQGHIAIPGTVGALLVERPSNIVEGFSQQAPLVFHFGHKTPQANVTLYNLLVTRLAEVCSDRLQANKKAKASGIVINTCGWVKGDGYKLLTHAAQAFEVDAILVLDQERLYNELVRDMPDFVKVVFLPKSGGVVERSQAQRIEARDQGVREYFYGCRTPLYPHSFEVKWSEARLYKIGAPVLPASCMPLGMKAEDNLTKLVAVTPGPNLLHHLLSVSFADSPEDDVVQTNVAGFVCVTNVDVERQTFTVLSPQPRPLPNTVLLLSDIQFMDSH; this is translated from the exons ATGGCCGACGAAAAATCTGTAGTACAAGAGTTTAAGCTGGACCCGGATTGCGAGTTGAGATTCGAGGTTGAaagcaaaaatgaaaaagttaCACTCGAg TTAAAGAATGGCCTGGCCGAAGTTTTCGGTACAGAATtggtaaaaggaaaaaagtatGAGTTTACTGCTGGTGCAAAAGTTGCAATTTATACTTGGCAAGGTTGTACTGTCGAATTAGTTGGAAAGACAGACGTCAGTTATGTAGCGAAAGAAACGCCTATGGGTCTATATTTGAATTGCCATGCAGCAATGGAGAGAATGCGAGAGACAGCTGAAAAGGATGACACCAGAGGCCCAATAACAATGGTTGTAGGTCCTTGCGATGTAGGGAAGTCTACACTTTGTAGAATATTACTGAATTATGCTGTTAGAATGGGCAGAAGACCTATTTTCGTTGATCTCGACGTTGGTCAAGGACACATAGCGATTCCTGGCACAGTGGGTGCCTTATTAGTAGAAAGACCATCCAACATAGTAGAAGGTTTTAGCCAGCAGGCTCCATTAGTCTTCCATTTCGGACATAAAACGCCACAAGCTAATGtaacgttatataatttacttgtAACGCGTTTAGCAGAAGTTTGTTCGGATAGGTTGCAAGCTAATAAAAAGGCTAAAGCATCTGGAATTGTCATAAATACATGTGGCTGGGTTAAAGGAGATGGTTATAAATTACTCACTCATGCTGCACAGGCGTTCGAAGTCGATGCGATTCTGGTATTGGATCAAGAGAGACTTTATAATGAATTGGTGAGAGATATGCCGGACTTTGTAAAGGTGGTCTTTCTGCCAAAAAGCGGCGGAGTCGTCGAGAGGAGTCAAGCGCAGAGAATCGAGGCGAGGGATCAAGGTGTTAGAGAATATTTCTATGGCTGTCGGACCCCGTTGTATCCACATAGTTTCGAAGTAAAATGGAGCGAAGCGCGATTATATAAAATCGGAGCACCTGTTTTACCGGCGTCTTGTATGCCGCTGGGTATGAAGGCCGAGGACAATTTAACGAAATTAGTGGCTGTTACACCGGGCCCCAATTTATTACATCATTTGCTGTCCGTTTCATTTGCCGATTCCCCCGAGGATGACGTTGTACAGACTAACGTAGCCGGGTTCGTCTGTGT gACTAATGTGGACGTCGAGAGGCAGACATTCACAGTACTTAGCCCGCAACCTAGACCATTACCGAATACAGTACTATTATTGTCAGATATACAATTTATGGATAGCCACtag
- the LOC139111039 gene encoding activating signal cointegrator 1 complex subunit 2, translated as MSIYENPDLVPLEDLQLQIKNDGVLIAITALNSTWADKRYFLHYEVPQIYNEDGSEIINAKEHWLEIMDCIIEDLNWLLELPFYRFWSNIVYNTSIMNTLVSVLQEAPPFYTLENFPNEPKMLEALENLQHIVLTVFARLCTNKESPSEYMSNMFFGNLLYDNYIFTIPIILDLCQLYGRENAKVVEKIIYSVFNLQPMYNDDLQKSVPCLIKALENVERRFENCPSDMAEAVALSDRKSSTDITLHHLEDLVIYILDVASTLSILLKIYSPIIDVFHKDDFINKIVSLYGSTIPEMYKKLDMLACNDENMPKYIELKHRLDVTRVEILNMYRIITYNSILNIQENINTISENEIRNCIDEYFNSLINAISEKEFIIDYHQFYPIDNDLQTVARLYPEIDTIKHTYILQSLYASIGDAKATSVSSNNTNVAVAGCSGVQNNQQKKHFDVNGLNNKTDFASKEPDHMSLISDVKEILCDYGEGFIQECLKHYNYKVQSVINAVLEDDLPDELKEIDKTLPYIPPDVMEKPPVATGSNADNLASNFQEFNISDNNKFEIITQNFASTSNTRKKKDKYRNANEMFNDKSEIKKSWKIYEKYGLVDEYEDEYDDTYDSHDVRGSADDSTEIDARAFVARRVFQTREKNESSSENDTENENEKRVQNNNHFVQNPAELRAKAEQQKQFARNGKSVHHVNGKFKGQRQDSGAIKKKTGNRSSHSNYNQRMGAQMKRNRGMVPS; from the exons ATGAGCATTTACGAG AATCCAGATTTAGTGCCTTTGGAAGATCTGCAGCTACAAATTAAGAATGATGGAGTGTTAATTGCAATAACTGCACTG aATTCTACATGGGCAGATAAACGTTATTTTCTACATTATGAAGTACCACAAATATACAATGAAGATGGCTCAGAAATTATCAATGCTAAGGAACACTGGCTAGAAATTATGGATTGCATTATTGAAGATTTGAATTGGTTACTGGAGCTTCCATTTTACAG aTTCTGGTCTAACATTGTATATAATACTTCAATTATGAATACATTAGTATCTGTTTTACAAGAAGCTCCACCTTTTTACACCTTAGAAAATTTTCCTAATGAACCAAAGATGCTTGAGGCATTAGAAAATCTTCAGCATATTGTACTTACTGTTTTTGCTCGCCTCTGTACAAATAAAGAGAGTCCATCAGAATATATGAGCAATATGTTTTTTGGGAACTTGttatatgataattatatatttacaataccAATTATACTTGATTTATGTCAATTGTATGGCAGAGAAAATGCCAAAGTAgtagagaaaattatatatagtGTATTTAATCTACAGCCAATGTACAATGATGATCTTCAAAAGTCTGTGCCTTGTCTTATAAAG gCTCTTGAAAATGTCGAACGGAGATTTGAAAATTGTCCAAGTGATATGGCGGAAGCAGTGGCACTTTCAGATAGAAAAAGCTCTACTGACATAACGTTGCACCACTTAGAAGATCTGGTGATATATATTCTGGACGTAGCGTCAACTCtttctatattattaaaaatctattctCCAATAATCGACGTATTTCACAAAGATGACTTCATAAACAA GATAGTTTCATTATATGGAAGTACAATACctgaaatgtataaaaaattagatatgTTAGCATGTAACGATGAAAATATGCCGAAGTATATCGAATTGAAGCATCGTCTCGATGTAACTAGAGTGGAGATCTTAAATATGTATCGAATTATTACCTACaattctatattaaatattcaagaaaACAT AAACACAATATCGGAAAACGAAATAAGAAATTGCAtagatgaatattttaattcgttaatAAATGCTATATCTGAAAAGGAATTTATTATAGATTATCATCAATTTTATCCGATTGATAATGATCTGCAAACAGTTGCTCGTCTTTATCCGGAAAT TGATACAATAaagcatacatatatattacagTCTTTATATGCATCGATTGGTGATGCTAAGGCAACTAGTGTTTCTTCTAATAATACAAAT GTAGCTGTTGCTGGATGTAGCGGTGTTCAAAATAATCAgcaaaaaaaacattttgatGTGAATGGTCTAAACAATAAGACAGACTTTGCCTCGAAAGAACCGGACCACATGTCTCTAATCTCagatgtaaaagaaattttgtgtGATTATGGTGAAGGTTTTATACAG GAATGTTTAAagcattataattataaagttcAATCTGTGATAAATGCAGTTTTAGAAGATGACTTACCAGATGAATTgaaagaaatagataaaacaTTACCTTATATACCACCGGATGTAATG GAAAAGCCACCGGTTGCTACAGGTTCAAATGCCGATAACCTAGCCAGCAATTTTcaggaatttaatatttctgataacaataaatttgaaattataacaCAGAATTTTGCAAGCACGTCAAATACaaggaaaaa aaaagatAAATACAGAAATGCAAACGAAATGTTTAATGATAAATCTGAAATTAAGAAATCGTGGAAAATTTATGAGAAGTATGGTCTTGTTGATGAATACGAAGATGAATATGACGATACATACGACAGTCATGATGTTCGAGGAAGTGCAGACGATTCTACAGAAATAGATGCCAGGGCTTTCGTTGCTCGGAGA GTATTTCAAACACGTGAGAAAAATGAGAGTAGTTCGGAGAACGACACGGAAAATGAAAACGAGAAAcgtgtacaaaataataatcactTTGTACAAAATCCAGCAGAATTACGTGCTAAAGCCGAACAGCAAAAACAATTCGCAAGAAATGGCAAAAGTGTACACCACGTGAAcg gcAAGTTTAAAGGTCAAAGGCAAGACAGTGgcgcgattaaaaagaaaactgggAACAGATCTTCACACAGTAATTACAATCAACGCATGGGTGCCCAAATGAAAAGAAACCGTGGAATGGTTCCATCCTAA